The following proteins are co-located in the Maridesulfovibrio sp. genome:
- the atpE gene encoding ATP synthase F0 subunit C — protein sequence MRKALLIVLNTMALVLAAGAAFASGVAPEVASATATATAIGMAIAAAGCGIGQGLGLKAACEGTARNPEAGGKITVTLILGLAFVESLAIYALVVNLILLFANPLIG from the coding sequence ATGCGTAAAGCTCTGCTTATCGTTCTGAACACCATGGCTCTGGTTCTCGCTGCTGGTGCAGCATTCGCTTCCGGCGTAGCTCCTGAAGTTGCTTCCGCAACCGCTACTGCTACCGCTATCGGTATGGCTATTGCTGCTGCTGGTTGTGGTATCGGTCAGGGCCTCGGTCTGAAAGCTGCTTGTGAAGGTACTGCACGTAACCCCGAAGCTGGTGGTAAAATCACTGTTACTCTGATTCTTGGTCTGGCATTCGTTGAATCCCTCGCCATTTACGCTCTCGTTGTTAACCTGATCCTTCTCTTCGCTAACCCCCTCATCGGTTAG
- a CDS encoding redox-sensing transcriptional repressor Rex produces MKTQNIPKATIKRLAVYIQVLTGLKRDGVEVISSEKLARACSVNPSQIRKDLAYFGEFGVRGVGYYVHELISSIKQSLGVDRVWGCALVGVGNLGRALLRHKEFALRGFSIRAAFDCDPYKIGEVVSGLEVVCTRQFKARVEELGLEIGIITTPPERAQRAANYLVDGGIKGIVNFAQARIDVPKNVPVEYVDFTHHFYSVAFNISSME; encoded by the coding sequence GTGAAAACCCAGAATATCCCCAAAGCGACCATTAAAAGGCTCGCTGTTTACATACAGGTATTAACAGGACTCAAAAGGGACGGAGTAGAGGTCATTTCCTCTGAAAAGCTTGCCCGGGCCTGTTCGGTCAATCCTTCCCAGATTCGTAAGGATCTTGCATACTTCGGTGAGTTCGGTGTGCGTGGGGTCGGATACTATGTGCATGAACTCATTTCTTCAATCAAGCAGTCTCTCGGTGTAGACCGAGTCTGGGGTTGCGCTCTTGTCGGAGTCGGTAACCTTGGACGAGCACTGTTGCGCCATAAGGAATTCGCCCTTCGCGGATTCTCTATTCGTGCTGCATTTGACTGCGATCCATACAAAATCGGGGAAGTTGTTTCCGGCCTTGAGGTTGTCTGCACCCGCCAGTTTAAGGCGCGAGTGGAAGAGCTTGGCTTGGAGATCGGTATTATCACCACACCGCCGGAAAGGGCGCAGCGTGCTGCGAACTACCTTGTTGATGGAGGCATTAAAGGAATTGTAAACTTCGCACAGGCGAGAATTGATGTTCCTAAAAATGTTCCGGTTGAATACGTTGACTTCACCCACCATTTTTATTCTGTTGCTTTCAATATCAGCTCAATGGAATAA
- a CDS encoding sigma-54 dependent transcriptional regulator — protein sequence MANVLIIDDDPFIGELLIAIAEAVGHDGEKALTLKEGMALAREERFDVVFLDVILPDGNGLDALPELQQLGNMPEVIIITGQGDSKGAELAINSGAWDYIAKPASREEYMLHMKRVFQYRTEKQSSSPKLGHHNIVGRSDSIVRCLGQAAKAAESHVGVLLLGETGTGKELFARAVHDNSMRRTGPFIIVDCASIPENLVESILFGHERGAFTSADKSQEGLIAKADGGTLFLDEVGELPLSLQKSFLRVLQERTYRPVGGNEEKQSDFRLVAATNRDLDALVQSGRFREDLLYRLQAFTIELPPLRQRGDDINKLSRYYLNKLAVEFNAPPIAISNEFLDALKSYPWPGNVRELFNVLEQVFTSNPGAGEFLPIHLPVRLRVSAAQASVQPKHEAKNSLTLIKGNKSRKPQDRNTDIPMPAVNIPDANKLQSFKEYRDEVIINAEKIYLEQLILISKANMAEAAKISGISVSRLYALLKKHNIKKQYAVE from the coding sequence ATGGCCAATGTCTTAATTATTGATGATGACCCATTTATCGGGGAATTGCTGATCGCCATAGCTGAAGCTGTCGGACATGACGGAGAAAAAGCCCTGACCCTGAAGGAAGGCATGGCCCTTGCGCGAGAAGAACGCTTTGATGTCGTATTTCTTGATGTAATTCTTCCTGATGGAAACGGACTTGATGCCCTGCCGGAACTGCAACAGCTGGGCAACATGCCTGAGGTGATCATCATCACCGGGCAAGGTGATTCCAAGGGAGCTGAGCTGGCCATTAATTCCGGCGCTTGGGACTATATAGCCAAGCCGGCAAGTCGGGAAGAATACATGCTGCATATGAAGAGAGTTTTCCAGTATCGCACTGAGAAACAATCTTCCAGCCCCAAACTGGGACACCATAATATTGTCGGCCGCTCAGACTCCATTGTGCGTTGCCTGGGACAGGCTGCCAAAGCTGCGGAAAGCCATGTAGGTGTCTTGCTTCTTGGAGAAACCGGCACAGGCAAGGAACTCTTTGCCCGGGCTGTCCATGACAACAGCATGCGCCGAACCGGACCTTTCATCATTGTCGACTGTGCTTCAATCCCTGAGAACCTTGTTGAATCGATTCTTTTCGGACATGAGCGGGGTGCTTTTACCAGCGCCGACAAAAGTCAGGAAGGATTAATAGCCAAGGCTGACGGCGGCACTCTTTTCCTAGACGAAGTTGGTGAACTCCCTCTCTCCCTGCAAAAATCATTTCTGCGAGTATTGCAGGAACGGACCTATCGTCCTGTTGGCGGCAATGAAGAAAAACAGAGTGATTTCAGACTGGTAGCGGCAACAAACCGGGACCTTGATGCTTTGGTCCAGAGCGGGCGGTTCAGAGAGGATCTGCTCTATAGATTACAGGCTTTCACAATTGAGCTTCCGCCATTAAGGCAACGTGGAGATGATATAAATAAGCTTTCCCGCTACTATTTGAACAAGCTGGCAGTTGAATTCAACGCACCTCCCATTGCCATCTCTAACGAATTCCTTGATGCCTTGAAATCATATCCATGGCCGGGAAATGTTCGTGAACTCTTTAATGTGCTGGAACAGGTTTTCACTTCAAATCCCGGAGCCGGGGAATTTCTGCCCATCCATCTGCCTGTCCGCTTACGCGTGTCAGCGGCTCAAGCTTCAGTGCAGCCAAAGCATGAAGCGAAAAACAGCTTAACCCTTATCAAAGGCAATAAATCCCGTAAACCTCAGGACCGGAACACTGACATCCCCATGCCAGCGGTCAATATCCCGGATGCTAACAAGCTACAGTCTTTCAAGGAATATCGGGACGAGGTAATTATCAATGCTGAAAAAATTTACCTTGAGCAACTGATACTTATTAGCAAGGCCAACATGGCCGAAGCAGCCAAGATATCCGGCATTTCAGTTTCCAGACTTTATGCCTTGCTTAAAAAGCACAACATCAAAAAGCAATACGCTGTTGAATAG
- a CDS encoding MarR family transcriptional regulator: MIKKHASFGYMNGQMGRLHKAILAEKLKSVGITYGQIGFIMQSLRYPGRSQDELSMILSVDKAATARAVANLIKMGLLYREENPENRRQKLVYPTEKAKAIKEDLHKELMAANKIMISGLSGEEAEKLMELMGKVIDTSRDHLGMPRVWDYL; the protein is encoded by the coding sequence ATGATAAAAAAACATGCTTCATTCGGATACATGAACGGGCAGATGGGACGGTTGCATAAGGCTATTCTAGCCGAGAAACTAAAATCCGTCGGAATTACATACGGGCAAATCGGTTTTATTATGCAGTCCTTACGCTATCCGGGAAGATCTCAGGATGAATTATCAATGATTCTCAGTGTTGATAAAGCTGCAACTGCAAGGGCGGTCGCCAATTTAATTAAGATGGGATTACTTTACAGAGAAGAGAATCCTGAAAATAGACGTCAGAAACTGGTTTACCCGACTGAGAAGGCAAAAGCCATAAAAGAAGACCTGCATAAAGAGTTGATGGCAGCGAATAAAATTATGATCTCCGGGCTTTCAGGAGAAGAGGCCGAAAAGTTGATGGAATTAATGGGTAAAGTAATTGATACAAGCCGGGATCATTTGGGTATGCCCCGTGTCTGGGATTATTTGTAG
- a CDS encoding MFS transporter yields MDDAKKKAVIFTVAVTQFTMPFMFSAVGITLPVMGREFGASGLDLSLVESVYIGSVAALLLPFGRLADMHGRQPMFRLGVLLFAIFTLLIGFARNIETVICLRMIQGMVGGMGIATNMALLTNSVPKEERGKAMGLAVAAVYVGLSAGPYVGGLVTSHLGWRWIYYLSMIPLGISYYVAHRNLNGKFRPSDEKFDYPGSFVVALSVAAIVFGGTSLGAGWFGPVALIAGLLGVALFIYMQNRAESPLVELTLFKERRDFSDAALVQFINYAGTFGIVFLFSLYMQSVKGFSPHDAGLVLVIQPIVQALLSPLCGRLADKFSPRFLALLGMLACTAGTIMGAMVTAQTSLPYLYTMFVVLGIGFALFSSPNMIILMSSVPPSRYGFASAISGGLRTIGMVFSMVIIAIFLSTIMGKAPVSPEYAAEYLTVMRFSLSSLSVLCGIAVLISIRSVLKRQRVAKNGLCVQSAGNSKEG; encoded by the coding sequence ATGGATGATGCAAAGAAAAAAGCAGTCATATTTACGGTGGCGGTGACCCAGTTCACCATGCCGTTTATGTTTTCGGCTGTAGGAATAACCCTTCCGGTTATGGGGCGGGAATTCGGGGCCAGCGGCCTTGATCTCAGTCTTGTGGAATCTGTATATATCGGCAGTGTCGCTGCATTGTTGCTTCCGTTTGGACGGTTGGCCGATATGCATGGCAGGCAGCCCATGTTCAGGCTTGGAGTTTTGCTGTTTGCAATATTTACGTTGTTGATCGGATTTGCCCGGAACATTGAAACAGTGATCTGTTTGCGTATGATTCAGGGTATGGTCGGTGGTATGGGTATAGCCACCAATATGGCGCTGCTGACCAATTCCGTGCCGAAAGAAGAGCGTGGCAAGGCTATGGGACTGGCTGTAGCTGCTGTATATGTAGGTCTTTCTGCCGGACCTTATGTGGGTGGTCTTGTGACATCTCATTTGGGCTGGCGCTGGATTTATTATCTCAGCATGATTCCGCTTGGCATTTCATATTATGTTGCGCACCGTAATTTGAATGGAAAGTTTCGGCCTTCGGATGAGAAGTTTGATTATCCCGGAAGCTTTGTTGTAGCCCTTTCTGTTGCAGCTATTGTTTTCGGCGGAACAAGTCTCGGTGCCGGATGGTTTGGGCCGGTAGCATTGATAGCAGGTTTGCTTGGCGTTGCGCTCTTTATCTATATGCAGAATAGAGCAGAATCTCCGCTGGTGGAATTAACCTTGTTTAAGGAAAGGCGTGATTTTTCCGATGCCGCACTGGTGCAGTTTATCAACTATGCCGGGACATTCGGGATTGTCTTTTTGTTTAGTCTTTACATGCAGTCCGTAAAAGGTTTCAGCCCCCATGACGCAGGATTGGTGCTGGTTATCCAGCCGATTGTGCAGGCCCTACTTTCACCTCTTTGCGGCAGGCTGGCGGATAAATTTTCACCGCGTTTCTTGGCTTTGCTTGGTATGCTGGCCTGTACAGCCGGGACTATCATGGGAGCGATGGTTACTGCCCAGACAAGCCTTCCCTATCTCTATACCATGTTTGTGGTTCTAGGCATCGGTTTTGCCCTGTTCTCATCACCGAATATGATCATTCTTATGAGTAGCGTGCCTCCTTCCCGCTATGGCTTTGCATCTGCAATTTCGGGTGGGCTGAGGACAATCGGTATGGTCTTCAGCATGGTTATTATTGCCATTTTCCTTTCCACCATTATGGGCAAGGCTCCGGTAAGCCCCGAGTATGCTGCTGAGTACCTGACAGTTATGCGATTTTCGCTTTCCAGTTTGTCGGTTCTTTGCGGGATAGCTGTCCTGATTTCCATTCGTTCTGTGCTGAAAAGGCAAAGAGTTGCCAAGAACGGCCTTTGTGTGCAATCTGCCGGGAACAGCAAGGAGGGCTAA
- the rsmG gene encoding 16S rRNA (guanine(527)-N(7))-methyltransferase RsmG, producing the protein MAEINIKAADILGAASKAGRKLKDNTAQDEGFKAATDQARVLAYYLTLLVKWNKSMNLVGPQGWEQVFHSLIIDSLHLADFLDSLELPANPVTLDLGSGAGLPGIPLRALWQAGDYRLVESREKRCIFMRTALRMMKLPRTDVFQGRAEKIPSETLPADLILSKAFMPWKELLEFVKPMLAAQGRIVILSNDPAPSEQDLEGPGYELEDSMQYNAGDKTHYFWCLRRMPPAA; encoded by the coding sequence ATGGCGGAAATTAATATCAAAGCTGCGGATATTCTTGGTGCGGCAAGCAAGGCCGGGCGCAAGCTAAAGGATAACACGGCTCAGGATGAAGGGTTTAAGGCGGCAACAGATCAGGCAAGGGTGTTGGCTTATTACCTGACCCTGCTGGTCAAATGGAACAAGTCCATGAATCTGGTAGGTCCACAGGGCTGGGAGCAGGTCTTTCATTCCCTGATCATCGACAGTCTGCATCTTGCTGATTTTCTGGATTCGCTGGAATTGCCCGCCAATCCCGTAACGCTGGATCTCGGATCCGGGGCCGGATTACCCGGAATTCCCCTGCGTGCCCTTTGGCAGGCCGGTGATTACCGTCTGGTGGAATCACGTGAAAAGCGCTGCATTTTCATGCGCACTGCCCTGCGGATGATGAAATTGCCTCGCACAGATGTTTTTCAGGGACGTGCGGAAAAAATTCCGTCCGAAACCCTTCCTGCAGACCTGATTCTCAGCAAGGCCTTCATGCCTTGGAAAGAACTTTTGGAATTCGTTAAGCCTATGCTGGCCGCGCAAGGCAGGATTGTGATCCTGTCCAATGACCCTGCTCCATCTGAGCAGGATCTTGAAGGGCCGGGCTATGAGCTGGAAGATTCAATGCAATACAACGCCGGAGATAAAACTCACTATTTCTGGTGTCTGCGAAGAATGCCTCCGGCGGCTTAA
- a CDS encoding 23S rRNA (pseudouridine(1915)-N(3))-methyltransferase RlmH, with product MSKIQFVWVGKLKEPFFRDACAHYTKKLGRFHKLDETILKDAPGKLPPMDKVQHEGKAIMAKLKPSDMLICLDEKGKEMTSVELSQQLQRWTEDPNLIPTFLIGGPFGLADEVKNAARVKLSLSKMTLPHELARTMLLEQLYRAASILRGSPYHHV from the coding sequence ATGAGTAAAATACAATTTGTATGGGTCGGCAAGCTCAAGGAACCGTTTTTCCGTGATGCCTGCGCCCATTACACAAAAAAACTTGGACGCTTCCATAAACTGGACGAAACCATTCTCAAGGATGCACCGGGCAAACTGCCCCCCATGGACAAAGTACAACACGAAGGCAAGGCCATCATGGCCAAGCTCAAGCCTTCCGACATGCTCATCTGTCTTGATGAGAAAGGCAAGGAAATGACCTCGGTTGAACTTTCCCAACAGCTGCAGCGCTGGACTGAAGACCCGAATCTAATACCAACTTTCCTCATCGGCGGTCCTTTCGGGCTGGCTGACGAAGTCAAAAATGCGGCCCGGGTCAAACTTAGTTTGAGCAAGATGACCCTGCCCCACGAGCTGGCCCGGACAATGCTCCTTGAGCAGCTCTATCGCGCAGCGTCCATACTTCGCGGTTCGCCTTATCATCATGTTTAA
- a CDS encoding metallophosphoesterase, with protein MSESNKKWIAFGDVHQSIKFVDLLPGLEDASGVIITGDLTNHSPEGAIEKVWDSVYRRNKNILAQLGNMDRSNVTEFLKEKGANLHCEVRELAEGVKTMGVGCSINTPFGTPSEISEDEMAKYLEETHHELGAYEQLLLVVHDAPFNTRLDVIGNGMHVGSKAVRSFIEKHQPDIVLCGHIHESSGVDSIGKSRIFNPGMASGGGYVLVYIEDGKLDATLKQI; from the coding sequence ATGTCTGAATCCAATAAAAAATGGATCGCTTTCGGCGATGTTCACCAGAGTATTAAATTTGTTGATCTGTTACCGGGACTAGAAGATGCTTCCGGTGTAATCATCACCGGAGATCTGACCAACCATTCCCCGGAAGGGGCTATCGAAAAAGTCTGGGACAGCGTCTACCGCAGAAACAAGAACATCCTCGCCCAGCTCGGTAATATGGACAGAAGCAATGTCACCGAGTTCTTGAAGGAAAAGGGTGCCAATCTGCATTGCGAAGTGCGTGAACTTGCAGAAGGCGTAAAGACCATGGGCGTAGGCTGCTCCATAAACACCCCATTCGGAACTCCAAGCGAGATATCTGAAGATGAAATGGCAAAATATCTGGAAGAAACCCATCATGAACTGGGCGCTTACGAACAGCTTCTTCTGGTGGTCCATGATGCCCCGTTCAACACCAGACTGGATGTCATCGGCAATGGGATGCACGTAGGCAGTAAAGCCGTTCGCAGTTTCATTGAAAAGCACCAGCCGGATATCGTTCTCTGCGGGCACATTCACGAATCAAGCGGAGTAGACTCCATCGGCAAGTCCCGCATCTTCAACCCCGGGATGGCTTCCGGCGGCGGGTACGTGCTCGTTTACATTGAAGACGGCAAGCTGGACGCAACACTTAAACAAATTTAA
- a CDS encoding 5-formyltetrahydrofolate cyclo-ligase encodes MAELDKEIIRRQLLERRSAMRGTDVDSMSSNIVDAVMSLEQWERAEEVLLYWPIRNEVDVRPLLKNAWDSNKKLFMPCCRKNEPGQMDFGVVRAEVDLASGAFGIKEPCRTRCEFPDAVSPDLIIVPGVGFDRSGFRIGFGGGYYDRFLARPQKDGFLSVGVCYDFQLVEGFPVEPWDKAVQLVCTDKEIIWQK; translated from the coding sequence GTGGCCGAATTGGATAAAGAAATTATTAGACGGCAATTGCTGGAAAGACGTTCTGCCATGCGCGGAACGGATGTGGATTCCATGAGCAGCAATATTGTGGATGCGGTAATGTCCCTTGAGCAATGGGAGCGGGCAGAGGAAGTTCTGCTTTACTGGCCTATCAGGAATGAGGTCGATGTGCGGCCTCTGCTGAAAAATGCATGGGATAGTAATAAAAAGCTGTTCATGCCCTGTTGCCGTAAGAACGAGCCGGGGCAGATGGATTTCGGCGTAGTCAGAGCCGAAGTAGATTTAGCCTCGGGAGCATTCGGTATCAAGGAACCCTGTCGCACTCGTTGTGAATTCCCTGATGCTGTCTCACCTGACTTGATAATTGTTCCCGGCGTGGGATTTGACCGCAGCGGTTTCCGGATCGGTTTCGGGGGCGGCTATTATGACCGCTTTTTGGCCCGGCCGCAGAAAGATGGATTTCTTTCTGTGGGAGTTTGTTACGATTTCCAACTGGTGGAGGGCTTCCCGGTTGAACCTTGGGATAAAGCCGTGCAGCTGGTCTGCACTGATAAGGAAATAATATGGCAAAAATAA
- a CDS encoding polyphenol oxidase family protein, whose product MAKINFIPFVFPGLEKVSVVFSTREGGSCKSPYDGGNISYDVGDDLYDVRSNRTELAASLGISHWHECIQVHGDVMHYEPEEGSPADTPSLKGDGLATSAPGHALVIKTADCQPIMVAHKNGDFVAGLHNGWRGNAINFPVKGVTDLCERYSCAPKDLLAVRGPSLSPAVSQFINFESDFGPGFESYFDKESSTVNLWKMTIDQLVEAGLRRRNIHSLDLCTYSMEQSFFSYRREKVTGRQCSLIWIK is encoded by the coding sequence ATGGCAAAAATAAATTTTATACCTTTTGTTTTTCCGGGACTGGAGAAGGTTTCGGTTGTTTTCAGTACCAGAGAAGGGGGCAGCTGCAAGTCTCCTTACGATGGAGGAAATATCTCTTATGATGTTGGAGATGATCTTTACGATGTGCGGTCCAACCGTACGGAATTAGCCGCTTCTCTGGGTATTTCTCATTGGCACGAATGCATTCAGGTTCATGGAGATGTTATGCATTATGAACCTGAAGAAGGTTCTCCGGCAGATACTCCCAGTCTTAAGGGGGACGGTCTTGCTACGTCTGCTCCCGGACATGCGCTTGTGATTAAGACTGCGGATTGCCAGCCGATTATGGTCGCCCATAAGAATGGTGATTTTGTAGCTGGATTGCATAATGGCTGGCGGGGGAATGCCATTAATTTTCCGGTCAAAGGAGTGACGGATCTTTGTGAGCGTTATAGCTGTGCTCCTAAGGACCTGCTGGCCGTGCGCGGTCCAAGCTTGAGCCCTGCGGTCTCCCAGTTCATTAATTTTGAATCTGATTTCGGTCCGGGATTTGAGTCATACTTTGACAAGGAATCCAGCACTGTTAACCTCTGGAAGATGACCATTGATCAATTGGTTGAGGCCGGACTTAGGCGGCGGAATATCCATTCCCTTGATCTGTGTACTTATTCCATGGAACAGAGTTTCTTTTCCTATCGCCGGGAAAAGGTTACCGGACGCCAGTGCTCACTTATCTGGATCAAGTAG